The Filimonas lacunae genomic sequence CGGGAGTGTAACCGGTAAGCTTTTTAAAAGTGGTAGAGAAATGCTGGGAAGAGTAGAAACCCGTGTCCAGCGCAATATCCGTAATACTGATATCCCTGCGCTTTAGCAGCCGGGTAGCTTCCGATATGCGGATATTGATGAGGTAGTTAATGGGTGTAAAACCCGTAAACCCTTTTACTTTTTCGGTAAACAGCGTGGTGCCCATACCGGCTATAGCGGCCATTTCTTCCACCGTCCACTGGTGCGACAAATCTTTACGCAACGCATCTTCCAGTTTCATAAATATGCTGCTGAAATCGCGGGCGGGCAGGCATTGCCGTGTCAGCTGCCGGGTAATGGCAATGATCAGTTCATCTATCAGCTGGTTCACGCGTGTTACATACGCCAGTTCCAGGTGGTGTATTTCGTAAAACAGGCTGGTCAATATACGCCCTGCATCGCTCATGCGCGATAGCACGGAAGTACTCTTCAGGTGCAGCAGCTTGCCAATAGCCGCACATTCTGCCTGGCCCAGGCCACTCCATACCCCTGGCACCAGCTCGCCCTGTTTCAGCGGTTTTATATTCAGTTCCAGGCAATAAATGCTGCCCAGTTCCAGTAATCCTTTCTCATTGCCAATGGTTTCGCCGGGCAATACCAAAACGGTATCGCCGGG encodes the following:
- a CDS encoding helix-turn-helix domain-containing protein gives rise to the protein MYQFHYQQGAAGKLDAFPHILEIYAKKNTAIQLQSFPQQVAKGLCIYFIQEGKFEWWVNGVHYFLFPGDTVLVLPGETIGNEKGLLELGSIYCLELNIKPLKQGELVPGVWSGLGQAECAAIGKLLHLKSTSVLSRMSDAGRILTSLFYEIHHLELAYVTRVNQLIDELIIAITRQLTRQCLPARDFSSIFMKLEDALRKDLSHQWTVEEMAAIAGMGTTLFTEKVKGFTGFTPINYLINIRISEATRLLKRRDISITDIALDTGFYSSQHFSTTFKKLTGYTPGEFRKNNTYTE